In the Flavobacterium sp. 90 genome, GAATCAATATAACTTTTGATGCTTACAACAAGAAAACAGAAAATCTATTATTCGAAACTCTTTTTCCTGCTTATTCAGGATTCAATCAGGCAAAATCAAATGTAGCAGGTGTAATGAATTATGGTTGGGAAGCAATGGTTAAATGGCAAATCTTTTCAGTTGGAAATCCTTGGAAACTTGAAATAAGCACGGGAATGAGCCAAAACAAAAACTTCGTAACTAAGCTTCCTAACGGAAACAAAGATTATTACGGATATGATGCAGGCAGAGACAGAAGTTATGGATATGTGGTAGGAATGCCATTGATTCTTCCTGTACAATTCAAAAACGAATATATTGTCGATAATCTAAGTCAGTTACCAATAAATCCATACACTGGAGAAATACTGCACGGTAAATCTGCTTGGGGAACTATTGCACCGGGAACACCAATCTGGAAAGATTATAACGGGGATTATTTATTAGATGAAGCCGGCGATTATAAATTGGACACTTCATTTAAACCAACACCTGATTTTACAGGATTATTCAATATAAATTTAAAATACAAAGGTTGGTATTTACAAGCTTATAGCCAATTCTCATTTGGTTCTGATATTATAGATTCGTCTACACAAAAATATTTAGATAATTACGACAGAGGAGATGATTGGGCTGTTAAAGGTTTACAAGATCTAAGCGGATTGTCTTTTTGGGAAAACCCGGGAGATGGAGCAGCAGGTGCACATTATCCGGCTTTGTATCCGGCTCGTCCTAATACTACGCCTTATTACAGATTTAGAAGCGGTCAGTCTCTGTGGAAAGAAAGTGGTGATTATTGGAAAATATCAAACGCTTCTATTGGATATACAATTGACAAAAGTCGTGTTTTAGAGCAAATACATATTTCTCGTGTACGTATTTATGGTTCGGTAATAAATCCATACCAATGGCAACGTTCTAAAGTTGTTGCAGATGCTTCTCAAGTTGATGAAATGGGATACACGCTTGGTAATGGATATCCACAATCGAAAACATTTTCACTTGGATTGGATATTAAATTTTAAATGAATTAAAAATGAAAAAGTATACATACAATAAAATAACGATTCTGACTTTTTGTTTGTTTAGCCTTTTTGGCTGTACAGATATGTTGGATCAAGAACCAATGGGTTTGGCAACTCCGCAAAATTTTTGGGTTTCTCAGGCCAATGTTGAATCAGCATTAGCAGGAGATTATGCGTTGCTAAAAGAGGCTTTGACCAAAGATTCAAACTTCTTGTTATGGGGAGAATTTACCGGAATGACTTTTATGAACAGTCAATTCTGGATTGTAGATTATATCGAAGGAAACGGAAATTATGTTTTGGCGTATCGTGATGATTCGCGCAATTGGAAAGGTTTTTACAGAGCGGCAAACTGGGCTCTTTCTATCGAAAAACACGTGAGTGAAATGCCGGATAACGCTTTCAAATCAAAAGCCGAAAAAAACAGGCTTATTGGCGAAGCAGCTTTTGTAAGATCATTATCCTATTTCTATTTGGCTCGTATCTGGGGAGATGCGCCAATTGTAGATGAGGTTATAGAGACTTCAGATCAATTGATTAAGGACGGTAACATTGTTACAAAACCAAGAGAGAATGAACTTAAAGTCCTGGATTTTTCTTTGGCTGCAGCCAATAAAGCAATTGGTTTATTAGAATACTCTACTCCCGGTGCTCCTAAATGGGCTATTACTGCCAATAAAGCAAGTGCCGAAGCCCTAAAAGCACATATCACGCTTTGGTACGCGAGTAGAGATCATGGTAATAATGCTATGATTACTCAGGCTCTTGCGGCTGCCAATTCAGTGATTCAAAACAGTCATGCGTCACTTATTGATTATGTAAATGAAGGCGTAGATGGATTTAATGATATGTGTATCGGGCAATCTAAAACGGGTCTTTTTGAAATTAATATCAGTGCTGCCATGAACGAATCATATCGTGTGGACGGAGGAGATACCACTCCGACAGGATTAACGTTAACGAATCCGTTTTTTCTAAATCCTAATTCAAATGCGCCTATTATTAGTGACGATTTTTATGGTAAGGATATGATGAATTCAGATTCGGACAGAGACAATGATAAACGTAAAGAATTGTTTTTTAGCAATTTTGATTCAAATGAACAATCTTCTTTAATGAAATATTCTCAGGCAACTCGCGATGGTCAGGCGTCTGATCCTTATGCGAGATTTTCAGAATCCAACATCTTAATTTTCAGATTAGCGGATATCTACCTTCTTAGAGCTGAAGCAAATATGAAACTAGGAAATACTTCCGCTGCTGTTGCCGATATTAATACAATCAGATCTAAAGCTAATGTACCTAATTATACCGGTGCTACTGACAATGAATCACTTACGAAAGCCATTTTTGACGAGCGTGCTATTGAATTGGTAGGCGAAGGACAATCAGGATTTGACAGAATCAGAATGAATTATTTTGCGGGAGTAAGCTGGATGAACCCAACCAGAATTGCTCATAAAGGCTGTTTTTGGCCAATTGATCCATCTGTAATCTCTATTAATTCTGCCATTATTCAAACCGACTTTTGGAAAGGTAAGTTGTAATTTATTTAATAATTTTTAAAGAACATAAACATGAAATATATAGTAATAATAATAGTGCTTTTCAGTATGTATTCCTGTTCAAACGACGACTATTTAATTGATGGTGGTCTTGCCAATCAAAATGTTGGAATGTCTACTTATGATTTTCTAAAATCACATAAACAACTGGACACATTGGCTTTATTGATTCAAAAAGCAGGTATGATTGATGTGGTTAATGCGAAATCAACGACTCTTTTTGCTCCGAATAATTTGTCTATCAAGAATTATATTTTTTATAAGAAAGATATCGAAGAAAATCCAAATTATGGTATAAACGATATTCCTGTAGATGAGTTGAAAGAAATATTAGGAGGATATATTTTCGATCAAAGTCTGGATCGCAGCAAATTGGTAAAAGAAGGGAGAGTTTATCTAGCCCATAATGGGGAAGAGAGAGGGATTTCTCTTATACCTGTTGAAGAATATAAGGATCAATTAGATCAATTTCCGGAGTATGTGGTTTATTCTTTCAAAGGATTGGATAATTATTGGGGGACTAATCCAGATGATGGCAGCAATGACGATGTTCATACTATCGTCAGAACCTCCAATTTAATTTCTACCAACGGAGTAATTCATGTGCTGCAAGGGTCTCATCATTTTTCGAATTATATCATCAATTAATCGCTCATTTTGAGGAAACAATGTTCGATCAAAAATGAAATAGAAAGACTCAATTTTTGAAACCTATTTCTAAGAAAATTTTAAAAAAATAATATATCTACATATGAAAAAGATAATTTGTTTATTAGGGATTACCCTGTTTATATTGTCCTGTGAGCAGCCAGAAGTGGGCTATATCAGCGATAATATACATTCACTACAAGACACAATCACCGTTCCTCGCGGCGTGTTTTTTTCTTCTGTGCCGCCGGCAGTAGAAGGATCAACATATCCAATGGAATGGGCAATTACAAGTATTACGGATAAAAATGGTAAAGTAACTACTGAATTGCAGGATAAACATGAGATTTTGACCTGGACAGCTCCATTTGATCCTACTACGGATACTACGTTGGAATTGGCTATGAAAAAATTAAAACTGAGTCCGCAACCGTCTATTATAATGAATCCCGTAAGCGGGGAATTTGTCTTCACACAAGCCTCTAAATCGGTTGTTGAGGACAATTTTATAGTCAATGTCAGTGCAAAAAATGTTCGTGGAGAACGTCAGTTAGATAATTTCACACGCGTGAAAATGGGTCCATTTGTTCCTGTAGAATTCAAAACAGAGATGAGGTCAAGACTACAGTTAGGCAAAGGAGCAGGTGCTTATGATACCGGTTACACGTATTCTGTACTAAACGATAGTGATCCAAAAGTTGCGGGTGTTTTAAACGGAACCGATCCTTATATCACGATTACAAAAATAAGCGAAGAACCAAAATTAGCCATAAAAGTAAAAATGATTATTGCAGACAGTCATGGAGCAGCTCTTGATCCTAATAAAGTAGTTTTTAATTATAGCGGATCTGCACCTTTACAAAATTATCATGATAATACTATAGGAACCGTATTGGATTCAGAAAGTACGACTTTTGGATTACCGGCTCCGCCATTCCCCCAATACGCCAGAAATTACACAGGTAATGATGCTTACTTAATGTATTATTTGACAACAGCAGATGCTTTTACAGTTGATAAAGCAGCTTTTGAAGCAGCAAATGGCGTAAAGGACTGGAGTAAATATATCGATCCTGCTACTGGTCAAATTAGAAACAGAGCTTACATACGATGGGGAATGAAAATTAATGATTCCGGCACTTGGGAAATTAGAATGAAAATCCCCTATACAACCAAGAAATAGCTTTGTATGATAAGTAAGCATCTGCATACTTGATTGTGCGAAATCCTATTTAACAATGTCCCGGTTCGAAAGTAAAGTTTTGAAAATTTTTTA is a window encoding:
- a CDS encoding RagB/SusD family nutrient uptake outer membrane protein; this translates as MKKYTYNKITILTFCLFSLFGCTDMLDQEPMGLATPQNFWVSQANVESALAGDYALLKEALTKDSNFLLWGEFTGMTFMNSQFWIVDYIEGNGNYVLAYRDDSRNWKGFYRAANWALSIEKHVSEMPDNAFKSKAEKNRLIGEAAFVRSLSYFYLARIWGDAPIVDEVIETSDQLIKDGNIVTKPRENELKVLDFSLAAANKAIGLLEYSTPGAPKWAITANKASAEALKAHITLWYASRDHGNNAMITQALAAANSVIQNSHASLIDYVNEGVDGFNDMCIGQSKTGLFEINISAAMNESYRVDGGDTTPTGLTLTNPFFLNPNSNAPIISDDFYGKDMMNSDSDRDNDKRKELFFSNFDSNEQSSLMKYSQATRDGQASDPYARFSESNILIFRLADIYLLRAEANMKLGNTSAAVADINTIRSKANVPNYTGATDNESLTKAIFDERAIELVGEGQSGFDRIRMNYFAGVSWMNPTRIAHKGCFWPIDPSVISINSAIIQTDFWKGKL
- a CDS encoding fasciclin domain-containing protein; the encoded protein is MKYIVIIIVLFSMYSCSNDDYLIDGGLANQNVGMSTYDFLKSHKQLDTLALLIQKAGMIDVVNAKSTTLFAPNNLSIKNYIFYKKDIEENPNYGINDIPVDELKEILGGYIFDQSLDRSKLVKEGRVYLAHNGEERGISLIPVEEYKDQLDQFPEYVVYSFKGLDNYWGTNPDDGSNDDVHTIVRTSNLISTNGVIHVLQGSHHFSNYIIN
- a CDS encoding DUF5007 domain-containing protein codes for the protein MKKIICLLGITLFILSCEQPEVGYISDNIHSLQDTITVPRGVFFSSVPPAVEGSTYPMEWAITSITDKNGKVTTELQDKHEILTWTAPFDPTTDTTLELAMKKLKLSPQPSIIMNPVSGEFVFTQASKSVVEDNFIVNVSAKNVRGERQLDNFTRVKMGPFVPVEFKTEMRSRLQLGKGAGAYDTGYTYSVLNDSDPKVAGVLNGTDPYITITKISEEPKLAIKVKMIIADSHGAALDPNKVVFNYSGSAPLQNYHDNTIGTVLDSESTTFGLPAPPFPQYARNYTGNDAYLMYYLTTADAFTVDKAAFEAANGVKDWSKYIDPATGQIRNRAYIRWGMKINDSGTWEIRMKIPYTTKK